The Atribacter laminatus genome contains the following window.
GCCAGTATCTATATATAAATAGGACAACTTTTTAGCCAACAAATGAGCTACGGTGCTTTTTCCTGCTCCGGCAGGGCCATCTATAGTAATCAGGCTTTTCATACTTCCTCCTGTTCATGAGGGCTCATAAGCGAATTGTCGGGAAAAATCTGAAAGTTCCCGTATCCAATTTTTTGAAGGTCTTGAAAGAAATTCGGGTAACTGATTGATATACATTCGATATCTTCAACTTCTACTGGAGCGTCAGCAATCAATCCAGCTATCACCATGCTCATAGCTATCCGGTGATCACCATAACTTTTTACCTTGCCACCTTTCAATCGGACTGGACCGGAAATAACCAAACCGTCTTTGGTTTCATCAACCAGTGCTCCTAAACTGATTAAATTTTCACTGATGGCATGCAAACGGTCGCTCTCCTTTACCCGCAATTCACCGGCTCCTCTGATTATTGACCGTCCATGAGCCTGGGTCGCAAGGACCGATAATATGGGTATCTCGTCGATGAGCGATGGAATCTCTTCCCGATCAATCTCAAAATGATTTAATATTGAGTGTTCTACGGCAATATGGCCTTGTCGCTCTCCCCACTCTTCCCTTGCATCAAAGGTTTTGATTTTGGCTCCCATTCTTTGCAAACAATCCAACATTCCTGTTCGGGTCGGGTTCAAACCCAGGTTTTGAATGATAATATAAGATCCTGATACCAAGAGGGCGGCAGCTATTAAAAAGGCTGCTGAGGATACATCTCCAGGGAGATTAAAAGACCGAGCTTTCAATTCTTTTCCTGGGTAAACTTCAATCACTTCTTTCTGCTTTCGGATATCGCTTCCAACCGCCTTAAGCATATTTTCAGTATGATTTCGCGAAACAATCGGCTCTTTTATGAAGGAAGGACCGTCTCCCCATAAGGCGGTAAAAAGTAAACAAGACTTGACTTGGGCACTGGGAATTTCGAGAGTATGATGAAAAGCGTGTAATGGTTTTTTGCCAATGACATAGAGAGGCGCATATTGGTCTCGATCCCGACCTCCGATAATCACACCAATTTTTCTTAAGGGGTCAATAATGCGTTTCATGGGACGCCTGCGTATACTCTGATCACCAGTTAATATTGATAATCCTTGAACTCCAGCGGTAATACCGGCAATCAACCGCAAGGTTGTTCCTGAATTATCCACATCAAGGATATCGGTTGGCTCAGACAAATCTTCTTTTCCAGAACTGCTTATCTTCACTAATCCCTGATTGGGAAGGGCTTGTACTTTCACTCCTAAAAGCTCCAAGCAATGTAAGGTTGACCAGGTATCGTGACAAAAAGAAAAATTTTGAACGACGGTCTCCCCAACGGATAAGGCCCCAATCATCGCTGCTCGGTGACTCAACGATTTATCTGGAGGACAAAAGATTTTTCCTTTCAATTTTTTTGAAGCTGGAAGCATACGAACCTTACCCATTATTTTCTCCTTTTAAATCCATCCGTAGTTTTTGAGTCTCCCCCAAATAAACATGACGAATGGCATCTTGGCTGGCACTCGGGCAGAATGCGATCATCATCAAACGAATACAACGTTTTAGAGCACCCTCTACGGGAATCTCTTGAGCACACATTAAGGGAAGAAAACGGTATTTTTCAATTTTTCGAATGGATCGAGCGGGAAAAGCCGATTTTAGATCGTGAGTGACGGTTATGAAAACTGCAGTAACGTCATCGGGCACAAGCTGGTTTTTTTCCATCATGGTTTCAAACAAAAGTAAGGTAGCTGCAGCGATCTCATTAGCATTATCCCTTTCAACAGTGATAGCGCCCCTGATCCCTCGCATCGGATTCGTCTGATAATCCATTAATATTCAATCCCCTTTCGAGCTGGTATCCCTTGTTGATAGGGATGCTTTATAAGAGTCATATTAGTAATCAAGTCAGCATATTCGATGAGTTGGGGTATAGCCTTCCTCCCAGTTAATACCACCTCCAGCTTGGGATTTCGAGTGTCCAATTCTGGAAAAAAATCATCCCAACTGAGCATCTGGTAGGTAAAAGCATAAAGAAACTCATCCATTATCAATAAATCGTAGTTCTCGCCTTTTAAAGTTTTTTTGGCCATTTCCCAGCCCATCAAGAATTCTCGATGATCCTCTTCTTGCCAATGCCTATTAAAAATAAATTTACCCGATCCAAATTGATACACTGTTATTCCTGGTAGGTATTGAAGCGAAATGAGCTCACCGGTTATATTCTTTTTAAAAAATTGGAGAAAAAGAACTTTTAATCCCTGACCGGTAGCTCTTACCGCTAAACCAATGGCAGCAGTGGTTTTTCCCTTTCCATCCCCATAATAGACTTGAACGTATCCTCTACCGGCCGACATCATTCCCAACACCACCTCTTTCAAAAAGAAGTTCAATTTCATCTTTCAAAAGATACCGCCACTCACCGGGCAACAAATTCTCATCCAGGGTTATCGGCCCCATTTTGGTTCGTATTAAGCGTAATACCGGATGGCCAATACCTTCAAAAAGGATACGAACTTCATGCTTTTTCCCTTCATTTAAAACCACTTCAGCAATGGTAAATCCTTTCTGATGTTCAATGAGCTTCACCGAATGAGCTTGATACCATCTCCCGTTCTTCAATAGTCCATCGGTAAGCACTCTCATCTCCTGGCAGTTTAAGGAGCCTGAAGCGTAAACTCGATAGGTTTTCAATACTTCATAGCGGGGGTGGGTTAAAATATTAGTGATTCGCCCATCATTGGTAAAAAGAAGCAATCCCTCGCTATCACAATCCAAACGACCAATCGGAAATATTCTTTCCTTGATATCAGCAACATATTTCATAACCGTTTCCCTTCCCTGGGGATCTCGGACTGTTGTCAACGTTCCTCGAGGTTTGTATAGCTGGAGATAGATCAGACGAGTTCCCGACTGCACTGGGGATCCATCAAAAGCGACTACATCAGCTGGTTCGACTTGATAGGCTGGTTGGATTCGGATTTCGTCGTTGACGGTTACCCTTCCCTCTTGTATAAAACGATCACAGGCTCGTCGAGAACCAATTCCAGCCTGAGCTAAATATTTATTCAATCTCATGGGTCAATTCCTGACTGGTAATTATTTGTTGAATACGCTGCAGGGCTTCCTGGTCTTCTAAACCAAATACCTCATAAAATTTCTCAGTAAGCTGGTAAAGAAAAGGTTTTCCTGGTCGGTCAACCTGACCAGCAATAATGATTAAACCCCTTTCTAATAGAACACTGATTGCAGCTCCGGAATCTACTCCTCGTTTGATATCGATTTGAGTTTTGGTAACCGGCTGTTCAAGGGAAACGATAGCTAGAACCTCCAAAGCAGCACGGGATATCCCTTTTTTAACCGTGATCTGAGCATAATCCTTCAAATGGCTTCCATACTCCGGCCGAACCGCCATTTGCCACTGCCCGGCTACTCGGCGTAAAAATATGGCGCTCTGCCGTAACCGGTAGTCCTCGGCTAAATTCAAAATTTCTTTTTCAACTCTTTCTCGGTCGGCTTGAGTCACTCTCATTAACTCCTCAATCGGAACCGGCTGAGGAGAGGAAAAAAGAAAAGCTTCGATTAATCCTTTTAACAAAATATCATCACTCATTTTTTAGGAGGTACACCAACCCGTCTTCTTCTTTCATTTTTAGAAGGTCTCGAAATACCATGTCCAGTAAAACCAAAAAGGTTGCAATAACGATTCGAAGTTCTCGTCTATTCTGAAACAAAGCATCCATTCTGAACCATTGACCGGTTCGCTGGTCAAAAAAACCATTGATGTAATCTCTCTGCTCTTCAATCAGATTTTCAAAGTGATCATCTATTTCAATATCCGGTTGATTCGATTCGGTATTCAAAAATTTCCGATATAAACCCAACAAGCTGTCCAGTGACATCTTTTCCAGATCAAGAACTTCACGGGTTTGAATTTTTTTCCAGCGCTCTGGTGGAACTTTCAAAATGTTTTCTTCCTGTTGCTTCAGCTCGGCAAGAACCTGAGAAAACAATTCAAAGATCTTCTTCTCAATTGGTTGATTTTCTTCTTCCGAAATGGCTTCTTCCTCAATCTGGAGAATTTCGTTCAACTGTTTTTCAACCAACTCAATATCTTCTTGGAGCAGGTTTACCCTCCCCCAAAGAGCATTGGCTTTTTCAATTCGATCTTTCCAGTCGGTATCCATAATCTATCGGGGTATTTGATAAGCAATATGCA
Protein-coding sequences here:
- the aroH gene encoding chorismate mutase, which encodes MDYQTNPMRGIRGAITVERDNANEIAAATLLLFETMMEKNQLVPDDVTAVFITVTHDLKSAFPARSIRKIEKYRFLPLMCAQEIPVEGALKRCIRLMMIAFCPSASQDAIRHVYLGETQKLRMDLKGENNG
- the scpB gene encoding SMC-Scp complex subunit ScpB — encoded protein: MSDDILLKGLIEAFLFSSPQPVPIEELMRVTQADRERVEKEILNLAEDYRLRQSAIFLRRVAGQWQMAVRPEYGSHLKDYAQITVKKGISRAALEVLAIVSLEQPVTKTQIDIKRGVDSGAAISVLLERGLIIIAGQVDRPGKPFLYQLTEKFYEVFGLEDQEALQRIQQIITSQELTHEIE
- the aroA gene encoding 3-phosphoshikimate 1-carboxyvinyltransferase; the protein is MGKVRMLPASKKLKGKIFCPPDKSLSHRAAMIGALSVGETVVQNFSFCHDTWSTLHCLELLGVKVQALPNQGLVKISSSGKEDLSEPTDILDVDNSGTTLRLIAGITAGVQGLSILTGDQSIRRRPMKRIIDPLRKIGVIIGGRDRDQYAPLYVIGKKPLHAFHHTLEIPSAQVKSCLLFTALWGDGPSFIKEPIVSRNHTENMLKAVGSDIRKQKEVIEVYPGKELKARSFNLPGDVSSAAFLIAAALLVSGSYIIIQNLGLNPTRTGMLDCLQRMGAKIKTFDAREEWGERQGHIAVEHSILNHFEIDREEIPSLIDEIPILSVLATQAHGRSIIRGAGELRVKESDRLHAISENLISLGALVDETKDGLVISGPVRLKGGKVKSYGDHRIAMSMVIAGLIADAPVEVEDIECISISYPNFFQDLQKIGYGNFQIFPDNSLMSPHEQEEV
- a CDS encoding pseudouridine synthase; this translates as MRLNKYLAQAGIGSRRACDRFIQEGRVTVNDEIRIQPAYQVEPADVVAFDGSPVQSGTRLIYLQLYKPRGTLTTVRDPQGRETVMKYVADIKERIFPIGRLDCDSEGLLLFTNDGRITNILTHPRYEVLKTYRVYASGSLNCQEMRVLTDGLLKNGRWYQAHSVKLIEHQKGFTIAEVVLNEGKKHEVRILFEGIGHPVLRLIRTKMGPITLDENLLPGEWRYLLKDEIELLFERGGVGNDVGR
- a CDS encoding cob(I)yrinic acid a,c-diamide adenosyltransferase, translated to MMSAGRGYVQVYYGDGKGKTTAAIGLAVRATGQGLKVLFLQFFKKNITGELISLQYLPGITVYQFGSGKFIFNRHWQEEDHREFLMGWEMAKKTLKGENYDLLIMDEFLYAFTYQMLSWDDFFPELDTRNPKLEVVLTGRKAIPQLIEYADLITNMTLIKHPYQQGIPARKGIEY